A stretch of Desulfomonilia bacterium DNA encodes these proteins:
- the tsaE gene encoding tRNA (adenosine(37)-N6)-threonylcarbamoyltransferase complex ATPase subunit type 1 TsaE — protein sequence MTKEIITASPRETFNVGEKVAVSLKGGETILLTGDLGAGKTMFAKGVAMGLGIDPSTPVVSPTFTLINMYKARIDIVHADLYRLEPEGILDLGIEEYMDNSHVIMVEWADISEGYFKGNLLRVKIEYLEENRRKIILSGDIIKEENWR from the coding sequence ATGACAAAGGAAATAATAACCGCTAGCCCCCGGGAGACATTCAACGTCGGGGAAAAAGTGGCTGTGTCTTTAAAAGGCGGCGAGACGATCCTTCTTACAGGTGATTTGGGCGCCGGCAAGACCATGTTTGCAAAAGGCGTTGCAATGGGGCTCGGGATAGATCCTTCGACACCAGTGGTGAGTCCGACATTCACGCTTATCAATATGTATAAGGCAAGGATTGATATTGTTCATGCCGATTTATACAGACTTGAACCTGAAGGAATTTTAGATCTGGGGATTGAAGAGTACATGGACAATTCTCATGTCATCATGGTAGAATGGGCTGATATTTCGGAGGGATACTTCAAAGGGAACCTTCTCAGGGTTAAAATTGAATATCTTGAGGAAAACAGAAGAAAGATAATCCTCAGCGGGGATATCATCAAAGAGGAGAACTGGAGGTAG
- a CDS encoding aspartate kinase, with product MALVVQKYGGTSVGSIEKIKNVASKVAKSYREGNSVAVVVSAMSGQTDKLINLARELSPRPDPRELDVIVSTGEQVSIALLAMALKDIGVPARSVLGFQIPIITDNAYTKARIESITDKYFRKIFDAGEVAVVAGFQGITDEGDITTLGRGGSDTSAVALAAALKADICEIYTDVDGVYTSDPNICEKARRLDRVSYDEMLEMASLGAKVLQTRSVEFAKKYNVPVVVKSTFTNEGGTLVTKEDSEMEREVVSGITYDRNEAKISLLAIPDRPGVAAEIFTALAEKNINVDMIIQNISVDGKSADLSFTVTKSDFQTAMEIVKNESKKLKAKDIIGDTSIAKISIVGVGMRSHAGVAARMFNALSKVGINIQMISTSEIKVSCVIDEKFIELGVRQLHEEFSLDKPGGVVE from the coding sequence ATGGCACTGGTAGTACAGAAGTATGGCGGAACATCGGTCGGCAGCATTGAAAAGATAAAGAATGTGGCCTCAAAGGTTGCAAAGTCTTATCGTGAAGGAAACAGCGTAGCAGTTGTTGTTTCGGCCATGTCGGGGCAGACGGACAAACTCATTAACTTGGCCAGGGAGCTTTCACCCAGGCCTGATCCGAGAGAACTTGATGTCATTGTCTCGACAGGCGAACAGGTAAGCATAGCCCTGCTGGCCATGGCGCTCAAGGATATAGGAGTGCCTGCACGTTCGGTGCTGGGTTTTCAGATACCCATCATCACGGACAATGCCTATACGAAGGCAAGGATCGAATCCATAACGGACAAGTATTTCAGGAAGATTTTCGATGCTGGCGAAGTGGCGGTAGTGGCCGGGTTCCAGGGAATAACGGATGAAGGAGATATAACGACACTTGGCCGTGGAGGATCGGACACCTCTGCGGTTGCCTTGGCTGCCGCACTGAAGGCGGATATCTGCGAAATATATACAGATGTGGACGGTGTTTATACGAGCGATCCCAATATATGTGAAAAAGCGAGAAGGCTGGATAGGGTATCCTATGACGAAATGCTTGAGATGGCATCTTTAGGTGCGAAAGTCCTGCAGACCAGGTCTGTTGAATTTGCCAAAAAATATAACGTACCTGTAGTTGTAAAAAGTACCTTCACAAACGAAGGCGGCACACTTGTAACCAAGGAGGACAGCGAAATGGAAAGGGAAGTAGTATCGGGAATAACCTATGACAGAAACGAAGCCAAAATATCTCTTCTTGCAATTCCGGACAGGCCTGGTGTTGCTGCCGAGATATTTACGGCCCTTGCTGAGAAGAATATCAATGTTGATATGATCATTCAGAACATCTCGGTTGACGGCAAGAGTGCGGACTTGAGTTTTACGGTGACCAAGAGTGATTTCCAGACCGCCATGGAAATAGTCAAGAATGAAAGCAAAAAACTAAAGGCAAAAGATATCATAGGAGACACATCCATTGCCAAGATCTCGATCGTAGGGGTCGGGATGCGTTCTCATGCAGGTGTCGCCGCACGCATGTTCAATGCGCTCTCAAAGGTCGGTATAAATATACAGATGATATCCACATCAGAAATAAAGGTATCATGTGTTATTGATGAAAAATTCATCGAACTTGGTGTAAGGCAGCTTCACGAAGAATTCTCTCTTGATAAACCGGGGGGAGTAGTTGAGTAA
- the cimA gene encoding citramalate synthase — MSKIEIYDTTLRDGAQSEDIAFSFDDKCAILQKLDQLGVDFIEAGWPGANPKDERLFKAVKKLGIRNARVLAFGSTCRPGGIPENDSILNALLNSHPDGVTIFGKSWDFHVRKGLRCSLKENLRIIKESIAYLKSKCPLVFFDAEHFFDGFKANREFSLATLKAAVDGGADRIVLCDTNGGSLPFYVSDVIGEVKKHMTAGIGIHCHNDGDLAVANSIAAINAGASQVHGTINGIGERCGNANLCSLIPALSLKMGYETIPGENLVLITEVSRFFEDIANLSHNKHQPYVGKSAFAHKGGMHVSAILNEPESYEHIDPLSIGNQRKVLVSELSGKSNILFKAREFNLDLSSDKTAAQEIVKIIKDLEDSGFQFEGADASLELLMKRAMGMHTRYFKLKGFRVITDKRMEGTEPLSEATIMIDVDGNIEHTAALGNGPVNALDNALRKALKNFYPKIKEVKLLDYKVRVVSSKQGTESVVRVLIESGDKSGNWNTVGVSSNIIEASWMALVDSMDYKLFKDMKS, encoded by the coding sequence TTGAGTAAGATCGAGATATACGATACGACATTGAGGGATGGCGCCCAGTCGGAAGACATTGCGTTTTCATTTGACGATAAATGCGCTATCCTTCAAAAATTGGACCAGCTGGGTGTAGATTTTATCGAGGCAGGATGGCCCGGTGCGAATCCGAAAGACGAAAGACTTTTTAAGGCAGTAAAAAAACTTGGAATACGAAACGCCAGAGTCCTGGCATTTGGCAGCACCTGCAGGCCCGGCGGTATCCCAGAAAATGATTCGATACTCAACGCCCTTCTCAATTCACACCCTGACGGCGTGACCATTTTCGGTAAATCATGGGATTTTCATGTAAGGAAAGGCCTGAGGTGCTCATTGAAGGAGAATCTCAGGATCATCAAAGAATCAATTGCTTATTTAAAGAGTAAGTGTCCCCTTGTATTTTTTGATGCGGAACATTTCTTTGACGGTTTTAAAGCAAACAGGGAGTTTTCGCTTGCAACGCTCAAGGCGGCAGTCGATGGCGGGGCGGACAGGATTGTGCTTTGCGATACCAATGGCGGATCTCTGCCTTTTTATGTTTCCGATGTGATTGGAGAAGTAAAAAAGCATATGACAGCCGGTATTGGAATTCATTGCCATAATGATGGAGACCTCGCAGTAGCCAACTCGATAGCAGCCATAAATGCAGGCGCGTCACAGGTACATGGCACTATCAACGGCATTGGTGAAAGGTGTGGAAATGCAAATCTCTGCTCGCTTATACCCGCACTTTCTCTCAAAATGGGATATGAAACAATTCCGGGGGAAAACCTTGTACTGATAACGGAAGTATCACGCTTCTTTGAAGATATTGCCAACCTTTCCCACAACAAACATCAGCCTTATGTGGGGAAATCAGCATTTGCCCACAAGGGCGGAATGCATGTGAGCGCGATACTTAATGAACCGGAAAGTTATGAGCACATCGATCCTCTTTCTATCGGGAATCAGAGGAAGGTTCTTGTATCGGAGCTCTCCGGAAAAAGCAATATTCTGTTTAAGGCCAGGGAGTTTAATCTTGATTTGTCCAGCGACAAGACCGCTGCACAGGAGATAGTGAAAATAATCAAAGACCTCGAGGATTCCGGATTCCAGTTTGAAGGTGCGGATGCATCGCTTGAACTGCTTATGAAAAGGGCTATGGGAATGCATACGAGATACTTCAAGCTCAAAGGGTTCAGGGTGATAACCGACAAGCGCATGGAAGGAACCGAGCCGCTGTCCGAGGCTACAATAATGATTGATGTCGATGGCAATATTGAACATACGGCTGCATTGGGTAACGGTCCGGTCAACGCCCTCGACAATGCGCTGAGAAAGGCGCTCAAGAACTTCTACCCGAAGATAAAGGAAGTGAAACTCCTCGATTACAAGGTCAGGGTCGTCTCTTCCAAGCAGGGTACGGAGTCCGTAGTACGAGTGCTTATTGAATCCGGTGATAAAAGCGGCAACTGGAATACTGTTGGAGTGTCAAGCAATATCATTGAGGCGTCATGGATGGCCCTGGTGGACAGCATGGATTATAAGCTGTTCAAGGATATGAAAAGCTGA
- a CDS encoding helix-turn-helix transcriptional regulator, with protein MLTHDKFVKKMLSNPAVKAEYAALEEEFIFLDECLKARTKAGLTQADVAERMGTKAPAVARIESGGGSKKHSPSIATLRKYAEAVGCKLKIELIPKNKAA; from the coding sequence ATGCTAACTCATGATAAATTTGTTAAAAAGATGTTGAGCAATCCGGCTGTTAAGGCCGAATATGCAGCGCTTGAAGAGGAATTCATATTTCTTGATGAGTGCCTTAAAGCACGAACTAAAGCAGGGCTTACTCAAGCGGATGTTGCAGAACGCATGGGGACTAAAGCCCCGGCTGTAGCAAGGATAGAATCAGGCGGTGGAAGCAAGAAACATTCACCGTCCATAGCCACACTGAGAAAGTATGCAGAAGCCGTGGGATGTAAGTTGAAAATTGAATTAATACCGAAAAATAAAGCCGCATGA
- a CDS encoding type II toxin-antitoxin system RelE/ParE family toxin → MSWTIEYYSGKVQEDIYSLPASLQARYIHLSERMLVYGANLKEPHTKALEDGLFELRLKGKEGIARVLYCTVIGNKIVMLHCFIKKTDKIPKKELETAKRRMMEVKQNANS, encoded by the coding sequence ATGTCTTGGACGATAGAATATTATAGCGGGAAGGTACAGGAAGATATTTATTCCCTTCCTGCAAGCCTTCAGGCTCGCTATATTCATCTATCCGAAAGGATGCTCGTGTATGGCGCGAACCTGAAAGAGCCACATACAAAAGCACTGGAAGATGGTCTATTTGAGCTAAGGCTAAAAGGCAAAGAGGGGATTGCACGTGTTCTTTATTGTACGGTCATTGGAAACAAGATTGTCATGCTTCATTGTTTTATAAAGAAAACGGATAAAATTCCCAAGAAAGAACTGGAGACAGCAAAACGCCGCATGATGGAGGTGAAGCAGAATGCTAACTCATGA
- a CDS encoding site-specific integrase yields the protein MLNLIRRITSKKGLCVGLGLSVQKPRVDNVVTEDLSPDELRRLLIAIEADSNRIVANMMLMALNTGMRRGELLKLQCDDVNFNTGFIKIKAPGAGVPKNLRPMHGLRHAYASMLASSEQVDVYTLQKLMTHKDFRMTQRYAHLRDEALKKASGIVGEIIDKAFSSKSA from the coding sequence GTGCTTAACCTGATAAGAAGGATAACCAGTAAGAAAGGCCTGTGTGTGGGCCTTGGTCTTTCCGTACAGAAGCCCCGTGTTGATAATGTTGTTACAGAAGACCTTTCACCTGATGAATTGAGAAGGCTATTAATAGCGATAGAAGCAGACTCGAACAGGATTGTAGCAAACATGATGCTCATGGCATTGAACACAGGCATGAGGCGCGGCGAACTTCTTAAGTTGCAATGTGATGATGTAAATTTCAACACAGGCTTCATAAAGATTAAAGCCCCAGGGGCGGGCGTGCCGAAGAACCTTAGGCCCATGCATGGTTTAAGGCATGCCTATGCTTCAATGCTTGCTTCATCGGAACAAGTGGATGTTTATACCCTTCAGAAGCTTATGACGCATAAGGATTTCAGAATGACACAGCGTTATGCACATCTGCGAGATGAGGCGTTAAAGAAGGCTTCAGGTATAGTGGGGGAAATTATAGACAAGGCATTCTCATCAAAGAGCGCATGA
- a CDS encoding acyltransferase, translating into MNTNLGRTAYFDNIRIALIILVLMHHVGQAYGPTGGWWAYQEPERTRILNIFFAVNRSFFMSLFFFISGYFMPGAYDRKGPAKFLADRFKRLGIPLLVFCLAIIPVLHYCYFLNFRHYGYIGFFEYYRNFWLGLGVKPADWSGPAWPEFNFAQLWFIEHLLIFTCVYTLWRMIRNSSPGRKMDAPIPKTWQIVTFSLIVMAVCAVVRIPYPIDKWIGFLGFIQVAFADVPRDLGWFIIGVLAYRNNWIERFPARSGFAWLCVGIGLSILYSVTAWFKVFPYPLFVLWETFLCTGFCIGFMVLFREKINGSNRLSVEMGLCTYGVYLFHVPVLVIFQYMFAGVHAGPLVKFAGVSVIATVVTFAFTAVLRRLPLAREIL; encoded by the coding sequence ATGAATACTAATCTTGGCAGGACTGCTTATTTCGATAATATCAGAATAGCCCTCATAATCCTTGTCCTTATGCATCATGTCGGCCAGGCGTACGGGCCCACCGGAGGATGGTGGGCATACCAGGAGCCTGAACGGACTAGGATACTGAACATATTTTTCGCAGTAAACCGCTCTTTCTTCATGAGCCTTTTTTTCTTTATTTCGGGATATTTCATGCCCGGTGCCTATGACAGGAAAGGCCCTGCTAAATTCCTCGCGGACAGGTTCAAACGTCTTGGCATACCACTTCTTGTCTTTTGCCTGGCGATAATTCCCGTATTACACTACTGCTATTTCCTCAACTTCAGGCATTACGGCTATATCGGGTTTTTCGAGTATTACAGAAATTTCTGGTTGGGTCTCGGTGTAAAACCTGCGGACTGGTCTGGTCCCGCATGGCCCGAGTTCAATTTTGCCCAGCTCTGGTTCATTGAACACCTCCTTATATTTACGTGCGTGTATACACTCTGGCGTATGATAAGAAACAGTTCGCCAGGCCGCAAGATGGATGCGCCAATTCCCAAAACATGGCAGATAGTTACATTCTCGCTTATAGTCATGGCCGTATGCGCCGTTGTCAGGATCCCCTACCCCATAGATAAATGGATTGGCTTCCTGGGATTCATTCAGGTGGCCTTTGCCGATGTCCCGCGCGACCTCGGCTGGTTCATCATTGGCGTGCTGGCATACAGGAACAACTGGATAGAACGTTTTCCGGCAAGGTCCGGTTTTGCATGGCTTTGCGTGGGCATTGGCCTTTCCATTCTCTACAGCGTAACGGCATGGTTCAAGGTGTTTCCCTATCCGTTATTCGTATTGTGGGAGACTTTCCTATGCACAGGTTTCTGCATAGGGTTTATGGTCCTTTTCAGGGAAAAAATTAACGGTTCGAACAGGCTTAGTGTTGAAATGGGGCTGTGCACATACGGGGTCTATCTTTTCCATGTACCTGTTCTGGTAATCTTCCAGTACATGTTTGCCGGTGTGCATGCCGGGCCGCTTGTCAAATTCGCCGGCGTATCCGTTATAGCAACAGTTGTAACGTTTGCTTTCACGGCAGTCCTGAGGCGGCTGCCGCTTGCAAGAGAGATATTGTAA
- a CDS encoding MBL fold metallo-hydrolase, with amino-acid sequence MVKVTCLGAAGTVTGSNYLIETGAGRKYIVDCGMFQGGVDMEFRNWLSWDFDPSEIDALILTHAHIDHSGRIPKLVKDGFRGRIMATPATIDLCQVMLLDSAHVQETDTEWQNRKNNRKGRKTVEPLYTIENAENCFKYFEPVQREIITNLDDSIRFRFRNAGHILGSCIIEMWIKDDGRELKIVFSGDIGQRNQLIMREPQELYKADFLFVESTYGNRLHRSIDASKDELLDAVRYAYGNGEKVLIPAFAVERTQEILYILSELNRSGKLPDIPVFLDSPLAIKATNIFRKYKKEYDEEALAIVNSGIDPLDLPNLKFTNDMKESMAINTMKGPAIVIAGNGMCTAGRIKHHLKHNLWRPGASIVIVGFQAQGSTGRMLVEGRRSVRVLRENISVRARIFSINGFSSHADQKGLMEWVGHFKSSAPQVFVVHGEPVASDTLARLIRDELGLDAQVPAWREKLILAAGERAGKITAVPSSEPADITPVMMKAISSVETELSRLKAAIVEGEASGRITPEDIDRLKAIREDMEAILAG; translated from the coding sequence ATGGTCAAGGTCACATGTCTCGGAGCGGCAGGAACCGTAACAGGATCAAATTACCTGATAGAGACCGGTGCCGGCAGAAAATATATTGTTGACTGCGGGATGTTCCAGGGCGGTGTGGATATGGAGTTTAGAAACTGGCTGTCCTGGGATTTCGACCCGAGTGAAATTGACGCCCTCATCCTTACGCATGCCCATATAGACCACAGCGGCCGGATACCCAAACTTGTTAAAGACGGCTTCAGGGGCCGTATTATGGCAACGCCTGCAACAATAGATCTTTGTCAGGTAATGCTGCTGGATTCAGCCCATGTACAGGAAACGGATACCGAATGGCAGAACAGGAAGAACAACCGCAAAGGCAGAAAGACAGTCGAACCTCTTTATACGATCGAAAACGCGGAAAACTGCTTTAAATATTTCGAACCTGTTCAGAGAGAGATAATTACCAATCTTGATGATTCCATAAGGTTCAGGTTCAGGAATGCTGGCCATATCCTGGGATCGTGCATTATAGAAATGTGGATAAAAGATGACGGCAGAGAGTTAAAGATCGTATTTTCAGGCGATATCGGACAGAGAAATCAGCTCATCATGCGCGAACCGCAGGAGCTTTATAAAGCCGACTTTCTCTTTGTCGAATCCACTTACGGAAACCGGCTTCACCGTTCAATTGACGCAAGCAAGGATGAACTGCTGGATGCCGTCAGATATGCATACGGCAACGGTGAAAAAGTACTCATCCCGGCATTTGCGGTTGAGCGGACACAGGAGATTTTATATATTTTATCAGAGTTAAACCGCTCCGGTAAGCTACCGGACATCCCCGTATTCCTTGACAGCCCTCTGGCCATAAAAGCAACCAATATTTTCAGAAAATACAAAAAAGAATACGACGAAGAAGCACTCGCCATAGTCAATAGCGGTATTGACCCCCTTGACCTGCCTAATCTTAAGTTCACCAATGACATGAAGGAATCCATGGCGATCAACACAATGAAGGGCCCGGCCATAGTGATTGCCGGAAACGGCATGTGCACGGCAGGCCGCATAAAGCATCACCTGAAGCACAATCTATGGAGGCCCGGCGCCAGCATAGTAATTGTGGGCTTCCAGGCACAGGGCTCAACCGGCAGGATGCTTGTCGAAGGCAGGCGTTCGGTAAGGGTTTTGAGGGAAAACATCTCTGTCAGGGCGCGCATCTTCAGCATCAACGGCTTTTCAAGCCATGCCGACCAGAAGGGCCTCATGGAGTGGGTGGGACATTTCAAGTCTTCGGCACCGCAGGTCTTTGTCGTTCACGGTGAACCTGTTGCCAGTGATACGCTGGCAAGGCTTATCAGAGATGAACTGGGGCTCGATGCACAGGTGCCTGCCTGGAGGGAAAAGCTGATTCTTGCAGCAGGAGAACGGGCAGGTAAAATTACGGCTGTTCCGTCCTCTGAGCCCGCCGATATAACACCTGTAATGATGAAGGCTATAAGCAGTGTGGAAACAGAACTTTCAAGACTGAAGGCAGCCATTGTCGAGGGCGAGGCATCAGGCCGCATAACACCCGAAGATATAGACAGACTCAAGGCTATCCGCGAAGACATGGAGGCTATCCTGGCAGGATAA
- a CDS encoding CocE/NonD family hydrolase — MFNKFALCICICAVTFFSSQLNAAGVLGSTSQNSLASAVNSTGATDYVIDLNVRIDIPDQYRRHADESPVEYIGDQSIGKLKGVTLWGTLVRPKDDPADVAAGRITKRPTIIVATCYRREFCIIPWGVPLVKHGYNVLGIDLRGSASSEGKWDIFTFEEQYDVAYIVDHWLPGDKEEGGIENGQPWSDGTSGMIGASYMAITQLNTAGLCRRDKNGEPEHLKALFTYVPQSDPYKETLMQNGNLDVWFMVGLWLPMTDILAILPPLSILGEKEFVPTMDELNDAVSAWKDHMANIQTHIDLAQDPTLEYDGDFINQRSSMQYWPVKPEGGWMYLGNTVETEKFKGQPIPEGERVIPSKLPVFVLGGWFCIFTKGTLNHYEYGLSRHNTGDKALLMGPWYHMDGSMGLGLPDLYKTQAIAARWFDWKIKGKVDSFMTKFPVLLYVMGEDRWRAEKTWPLPASRVERKRLWLSGKKASGISGDSFTIGAFSNARNNYSLTWQVDSLDYTTNSSTPVLKHRPAKLHGALSRSMVRFYIGVPDIANIIARAISGKPGAGDNAPWEDERDDEKGVLTFTTEPLEKDVEITGPLKLTFWASTTFDTIGSDAWDNVLELIKKYFNIDEPNLLFNLMNRKDVQWVTELNDVFEDGRAKNITSGWLAASHRPYDPDDTKKLDKSYKPFDPFYCYPDLHPDMIEENILYPYVIELWPTCNVFKKGHRIRLSISGSDFPHFLPVLRPSDNTFVIDAAHPANIEFDVVKSDNEGKTWKWIGSKSKYLAKYSDGWNANQAANAYLMGPEQGDESDNDDSDDTQKANTENAVSDSDSSGTTFCFINTARI; from the coding sequence ATGTTTAACAAATTTGCTTTGTGTATTTGTATTTGTGCAGTAACCTTCTTTTCATCTCAGCTCAATGCGGCCGGTGTACTTGGCAGTACCAGCCAGAACAGTCTTGCTTCGGCAGTCAATTCAACAGGAGCGACGGATTATGTAATAGATTTGAATGTCAGGATTGATATCCCTGATCAGTACCGGAGGCATGCCGATGAAAGTCCGGTTGAGTACATAGGCGATCAGAGTATTGGCAAGCTCAAGGGGGTCACGCTTTGGGGCACTCTGGTAAGGCCTAAGGACGACCCTGCGGATGTTGCTGCAGGCCGCATTACGAAAAGGCCAACAATCATCGTTGCAACATGCTACCGCCGTGAGTTCTGTATCATTCCCTGGGGAGTTCCTCTGGTAAAGCACGGCTACAACGTGCTGGGAATAGACCTGAGGGGTTCTGCTTCGTCGGAAGGAAAGTGGGACATATTCACCTTTGAAGAGCAGTATGACGTAGCATATATAGTCGACCACTGGCTGCCGGGTGATAAGGAGGAAGGAGGCATCGAAAACGGCCAGCCATGGTCTGACGGTACTTCCGGCATGATCGGGGCCTCATATATGGCCATTACGCAGCTGAATACGGCTGGCCTTTGCCGGCGGGACAAAAACGGAGAGCCTGAACACCTTAAGGCACTTTTCACATATGTTCCCCAGAGCGATCCTTATAAGGAAACGCTCATGCAGAACGGAAATCTTGACGTATGGTTCATGGTGGGACTCTGGCTGCCCATGACCGATATCCTAGCGATATTGCCTCCCTTGAGTATCCTGGGCGAAAAGGAATTTGTCCCGACAATGGATGAGCTTAACGATGCGGTATCCGCATGGAAAGACCACATGGCCAACATACAAACGCATATCGATCTGGCTCAGGATCCAACACTGGAATATGACGGCGATTTTATAAACCAGCGTTCGAGCATGCAGTACTGGCCGGTTAAACCTGAAGGCGGATGGATGTATCTCGGCAATACCGTGGAAACGGAGAAGTTCAAAGGCCAGCCGATTCCGGAAGGAGAGCGAGTTATCCCCAGCAAGCTGCCCGTGTTCGTGCTTGGCGGATGGTTCTGCATATTCACAAAAGGGACGCTGAATCATTATGAATACGGGCTGTCCCGGCATAATACAGGCGACAAGGCTCTTCTAATGGGCCCGTGGTATCATATGGACGGGAGCATGGGCCTCGGCCTGCCGGACCTTTACAAAACCCAGGCCATTGCCGCCCGCTGGTTTGACTGGAAGATAAAGGGCAAGGTCGATTCCTTCATGACCAAGTTTCCGGTGCTACTTTACGTAATGGGAGAAGACAGGTGGAGGGCTGAAAAGACCTGGCCGCTGCCTGCTTCGAGGGTTGAAAGGAAGAGGCTCTGGCTTTCGGGCAAAAAGGCCTCCGGAATCAGCGGGGATTCTTTCACGATAGGGGCTTTTTCAAACGCAAGGAATAATTACAGCCTCACATGGCAAGTGGATTCTCTTGATTATACCACTAACAGCAGCACACCTGTGCTCAAGCACAGACCGGCTAAACTGCATGGGGCATTGTCCAGGTCAATGGTAAGGTTCTATATAGGCGTGCCAGACATAGCAAACATCATTGCACGAGCGATCAGCGGAAAACCTGGGGCAGGAGACAATGCACCCTGGGAAGATGAGCGTGACGATGAAAAGGGCGTGCTTACATTCACGACAGAACCTCTGGAAAAAGATGTTGAGATTACAGGGCCACTCAAGCTTACATTCTGGGCAAGCACAACTTTTGATACGATAGGATCAGATGCATGGGATAATGTTCTTGAACTCATAAAGAAATATTTTAATATTGATGAACCCAATCTCCTGTTTAATCTGATGAACCGAAAGGACGTCCAGTGGGTCACGGAACTTAACGATGTCTTTGAAGACGGACGCGCAAAGAACATTACTTCAGGCTGGCTTGCGGCATCTCACAGACCCTATGACCCGGACGACACGAAGAAACTGGATAAGTCTTACAAGCCCTTTGATCCATTTTACTGTTATCCGGATCTGCATCCTGATATGATTGAAGAAAACATTCTTTATCCCTATGTCATCGAACTGTGGCCCACCTGCAATGTTTTCAAGAAAGGCCACCGGATACGGTTAAGCATTTCAGGGAGCGATTTCCCCCATTTCCTGCCAGTTCTCAGGCCCTCTGACAATACGTTTGTAATAGATGCAGCACACCCTGCAAATATTGAATTTGATGTGGTCAAATCAGACAATGAAGGCAAAACCTGGAAGTGGATCGGTTCTAAAAGCAAGTATCTTGCAAAGTACAGTGACGGGTGGAACGCCAATCAGGCGGCAAATGCCTATTTGATGGGGCCTGAACAAGGAGACGAGTCGGATAATGATGATTCTGACGATACCCAGAAGGCAAACACCGAGAATGCCGTATCTGACAGTGATTCATCAGGCACCACCTTCTGCTTTATAAACACCGCAAGGATCTAA
- a CDS encoding protease inhibitor I42 family protein, translated as MKKTGIILIAAAFLFCAEASFAADRTITDSDDWIDVEMNVGDILTVILNDNPDDGYDWTVGRYDDDILERISGPTAIPSNGTAVTRFRVTGTGTTDLLLRYNDTSGAGVSDVMAFQVTVIVRN; from the coding sequence ATGAAAAAGACTGGCATTATCCTTATAGCAGCCGCATTTCTTTTTTGTGCGGAAGCGTCTTTTGCGGCCGACAGAACCATTACAGACAGCGATGACTGGATAGACGTAGAAATGAATGTCGGGGATATCCTGACCGTCATTCTCAATGACAACCCTGATGACGGCTATGACTGGACAGTCGGCAGATATGATGACGATATTCTTGAGAGAATAAGCGGTCCCACTGCAATCCCCTCCAATGGAACCGCGGTCACACGGTTCAGGGTTACAGGGACAGGAACAACCGATCTCCTTTTAAGATACAATGATACCAGCGGCGCGGGTGTCAGCGATGTCATGGCATTCCAGGTTACTGTTATCGTAAGAAACTGA
- a CDS encoding NUDIX hydrolase, translating to MKSEWIKLGSRKIYQNRIVGLREDTYHFIPNDIRKDFTVFEFSDWVNVIPLTASGDIVMIKQFRHGTDSVTLEIPGGLIEKTDSDPSVAALREMEEETGYFSEHMIHIGTVEPNPAIQTNRCHTFLAKDAYLKSPQNFDPTESIMLELINSEKVLEMIKTGDITHGLVVAAFAFYMLWRG from the coding sequence ATGAAATCCGAATGGATTAAACTAGGCTCCCGGAAGATATATCAGAACAGGATAGTCGGTCTGAGAGAGGACACATATCATTTTATACCGAACGATATCAGAAAGGATTTTACAGTCTTCGAGTTCAGCGACTGGGTCAATGTAATACCGCTTACTGCAAGCGGCGATATAGTGATGATAAAACAGTTCCGGCACGGAACGGATTCGGTTACGCTTGAAATCCCTGGCGGACTTATTGAAAAAACGGACAGTGACCCTTCGGTTGCTGCATTAAGGGAGATGGAAGAGGAAACTGGGTATTTTTCAGAGCATATGATTCATATCGGCACCGTCGAACCGAACCCGGCAATACAGACAAACCGCTGCCATACGTTTCTGGCAAAAGATGCATATCTGAAGAGTCCGCAGAACTTTGACCCGACCGAATCAATTATGCTAGAACTTATTAATTCCGAAAAAGTTCTTGAAATGATTAAAACAGGTGACATTACTCACGGACTGGTAGTTGCGGCATTTGCCTTTTATATGCTTTGGCGGGGGTAA